Genomic window (Kosakonia sp. BYX6):
TACATCGCAATTATACTCACAACCTTGCTGCTTAGCGCCAACGCCGCAGCGGCAATCGAAATCACCGACCGACAAGCCCGGAGCATGGACGACGTGCACAGTTTAGGCGTTATCTACATCAATCATAACTTCGCCACCGTCAATGAAGCCGAACGGGCACTCAATCAAGAAACTGACGCACAGGGCGCCAAATATTACCGCACCATGCTGACTCACGAGCCATGCAGCAACGGGAATAT
Coding sequences:
- a CDS encoding DUF1471 domain-containing protein, giving the protein MKYIAIILTTLLLSANAAAAIEITDRQARSMDDVHSLGVIYINHNFATVNEAERALNQETDAQGAKYYRTMLTHEPCSNGNIHASAAIFR